A window of Clostridia bacterium contains these coding sequences:
- the rlmB gene encoding 23S rRNA (guanosine(2251)-2'-O)-methyltransferase RlmB, whose amino-acid sequence MSDVIYGIHSVSEALKSRERNFDYVAVSRDRTDPRVQRIIDDCRASGVSVRFVPREEIDRTTQTSGHQGVMAVTSRKKYADVDQMLENKAGKYAFLLVLDGVEDPHNLGALLRSADGAGVDGVIIPERRAAGVTGAVVKASAGASEHISVARVVNIARTLEELKDRNVWTVGLDERATQSYDEVDYNMDCALVVGAEGKGLHELVRKKCDMLISLPMAGQVSSLNVSVAGGIVMYEVGRQRRTGAKKSKEKK is encoded by the coding sequence ATGAGCGACGTCATATATGGAATCCACTCCGTCAGCGAGGCGCTGAAATCTCGCGAACGGAATTTCGACTATGTTGCCGTATCACGCGACCGCACCGATCCACGCGTGCAGAGGATCATCGACGACTGCCGCGCTTCCGGCGTGTCGGTGCGATTCGTTCCGCGCGAGGAGATCGACCGCACCACGCAGACCAGCGGCCACCAGGGAGTTATGGCCGTCACATCCCGCAAGAAGTACGCGGATGTGGACCAGATGCTGGAAAACAAGGCCGGCAAGTACGCGTTCCTGCTCGTGCTCGACGGCGTTGAAGATCCTCACAACCTCGGCGCGCTGTTGCGCTCGGCGGACGGTGCGGGCGTTGACGGTGTCATCATTCCCGAGCGCCGTGCAGCCGGAGTCACCGGCGCAGTCGTGAAAGCCTCGGCCGGTGCCTCGGAGCACATCTCCGTAGCCCGCGTGGTCAACATCGCACGCACGCTTGAGGAACTTAAAGACCGCAACGTGTGGACCGTAGGCCTGGACGAACGCGCTACCCAGAGCTACGACGAGGTGGACTACAACATGGATTGCGCGCTCGTGGTGGGTGCTGAAGGCAAGGGCCTGCACGAACTCGTCCGCAAGAAGTGCGACATGCTCATCTCGCTGCCAATGGCAGGACAGGTTTCCTCGCTGAACGTCTCGGTTGCCGGCGGCATCGTGATGTATGAAGTGGGACGCCAGCGCCGCACGGGAGCAAAGAAAAGCAAAGAGAAGAAATGA
- a CDS encoding thiolase family protein, with product MQRGAVYIISAVRTPIGKFGGSLAKMTAADMGVVAATAAIERAGVEPAQIEQTIFGNARQAGGGPNPARQISIGSNIPETVPAFTVNMACASGMKAIALGYDEIANGTLQCVLTGGTESMSRLPYYLDGARWGYRLGNQELVDGMYRDGFFCPMSKLLMGETAEVLAQQYAITREEQDKFALCSQQRAEHAINTGRFDEEVVAVTFETKNGVFTLSRDEHPFAGSSLEKLAKLPPVFSETGTISAGNSSGITDGAAAIVLASEGFVREHDLRPLARIVAATSAGVNPRIMGLGPVPAIRKLKEKCGLKLNDFDLVELNEAFAAQVLACDRELHFDHERLNVNGGAIALGHPIGCTGTRITVTLLHEMLKRGSRRGLATLCVSGGLGMALAVESC from the coding sequence TTGCAGCGTGGAGCGGTATACATTATCTCCGCTGTACGAACGCCCATCGGCAAATTCGGCGGCTCGCTCGCGAAGATGACAGCCGCGGATATGGGCGTCGTAGCCGCAACGGCTGCCATCGAACGCGCCGGAGTGGAACCAGCGCAGATCGAGCAGACCATTTTCGGCAACGCTCGTCAGGCTGGGGGCGGTCCCAACCCCGCACGGCAGATTTCAATCGGCAGCAACATTCCGGAAACCGTGCCGGCTTTCACGGTGAACATGGCTTGCGCAAGCGGCATGAAGGCGATTGCGCTCGGCTATGACGAAATCGCGAACGGAACTCTGCAATGCGTCCTGACCGGCGGCACCGAATCTATGTCGCGCTTGCCCTACTATCTTGACGGGGCGCGCTGGGGTTATCGGCTCGGCAACCAGGAACTGGTGGACGGAATGTATCGCGACGGGTTCTTCTGCCCGATGTCGAAACTGCTCATGGGTGAGACTGCCGAAGTCCTGGCCCAGCAATACGCCATAACGCGCGAGGAACAGGACAAGTTCGCCCTCTGTTCACAGCAGCGCGCGGAGCACGCTATCAACACTGGCCGCTTCGATGAAGAGGTCGTAGCTGTAACGTTTGAGACCAAGAACGGCGTGTTCACGCTCTCACGCGATGAGCATCCGTTTGCGGGCTCCAGCCTGGAGAAACTGGCCAAACTGCCACCGGTGTTTTCGGAGACCGGCACCATCAGCGCGGGAAATTCCAGCGGTATTACCGACGGCGCAGCCGCTATCGTCCTCGCCTCCGAAGGGTTCGTGCGCGAGCACGATCTGAGGCCGCTGGCGCGCATCGTGGCCGCGACCTCCGCGGGGGTGAATCCGCGCATCATGGGGCTCGGGCCCGTACCGGCGATCAGAAAGCTCAAAGAGAAATGCGGCCTCAAGCTGAATGACTTTGATCTTGTCGAACTGAACGAAGCATTCGCCGCGCAGGTGCTCGCCTGCGATCGAGAACTGCACTTCGACCACGAGCGCCTGAACGTAAACGGAGGCGCGATCGCGCTCGGACATCCCATTGGCTGCACCGGCACGCGAATCACCGTCACGCTGTTGCACGAAATGCTGAAGCGCGGATCCAGACGCGGCCTGGCGACTCTATGCGTAAGCGGCGGCCTTGGCATGGCGCTGGCAGTGGAAAGCTGCTGA
- a CDS encoding LytTR family DNA-binding domain-containing protein, translated as MALSVVIVDDEQLARDELAYLLTSVTDVDVVAQGKNGVEAVNIIREFSPDVVFLDVQMPGLDGFGVIKKLLDRKVPMPQIVFTTAFDQYAVKAFEVNVVDYLLKPIDKKRVELAIEKARKNLEPAASPNDKLETLVRMLEQQKPQTSKVLLKAGGRLFLVDQKDICYASIEDGVITVVAHSMEGQSNCRTLEELLASLDPALFWRAHRSYLVNINRIKEVVPWFKSSYQIRMDDRKQTEIPVSRAQTRRLRDLFGL; from the coding sequence ATGGCGTTATCGGTTGTCATCGTGGACGACGAGCAGCTTGCACGCGACGAACTCGCGTACCTGCTAACTTCCGTAACCGATGTTGACGTAGTGGCGCAGGGTAAGAACGGCGTAGAGGCCGTCAACATTATCCGCGAGTTTTCGCCGGATGTCGTATTCCTTGACGTGCAGATGCCGGGCCTCGATGGCTTCGGTGTCATCAAGAAGCTGCTCGACCGCAAGGTTCCGATGCCGCAGATCGTCTTCACTACCGCTTTCGACCAATACGCCGTTAAGGCGTTTGAAGTGAATGTCGTCGATTACCTGCTGAAGCCAATCGACAAGAAGCGCGTGGAACTCGCCATTGAGAAGGCGCGCAAGAACCTGGAGCCGGCCGCGTCTCCGAATGACAAGTTGGAGACGCTGGTTCGAATGCTCGAACAGCAGAAGCCTCAGACATCGAAGGTTCTGCTCAAGGCGGGCGGGCGTCTTTTCCTGGTGGACCAGAAGGACATCTGCTATGCCTCCATCGAAGACGGCGTCATCACGGTTGTCGCTCACTCCATGGAAGGGCAGTCGAATTGCCGTACGCTCGAAGAGCTGTTGGCGTCATTGGACCCCGCACTCTTCTGGCGTGCACACCGCTCCTATCTGGTGAACATCAACCGGATTAAGGAAGTAGTGCCGTGGTTCAAGAGTTCCTACCAGATTCGCATGGACGACCGTAAGCAGACCGAAATCCCCGTGAGCCGCGCGCAGACCAGGCGTCTCCGCGACCTCTTCGGGCTGTAG
- the purS gene encoding phosphoribosylformylglycinamidine synthase subunit PurS, with the protein MKAYVYVSLKKSVLDPQGKTIQGALTKMGYKGVGDIRQGKYFELTLDGSLERDKARAEIERIAREVLTNPVIEDFRYTIEE; encoded by the coding sequence ATGAAAGCTTACGTGTACGTTTCGCTGAAGAAGAGCGTGCTTGACCCTCAGGGCAAGACAATTCAGGGCGCGCTAACGAAAATGGGCTACAAGGGCGTTGGTGACATCCGCCAGGGAAAGTACTTCGAACTGACCCTCGACGGCAGTCTCGAGCGCGACAAGGCCCGAGCAGAGATCGAGCGCATTGCGCGCGAGGTTCTCACCAACCCCGTCATAGAGGATTTCCGCTACACGATTGAGGAGTAG